GAAGTATTACATCGCGATGACTTAGTACTACTTTAGATATTAACCAAAAAAGATTAGCCTACAAGTATTGCCTCATAATTTAGTAAAATCGTAAATGTTGACTAAACTGGTTGCAGATTAACCAGTTTAGGCATGGAAATGCAAGCAAATAAATGTGGTCATGAGTGGATTATTTCACTTACCCAACAAGAGGAAGAAGGAGATTTAGACGCTGCACTTATCCAAGTAATTAGCGATTTACTGGAAGTCGATAATTTTGCTATTTATATAAATAAGTACTTTTTTGTGCCGGTCCCTCCTAAATTAATTAACACCCCAAGCGATATTGAGCATGTAAAACCGGCTAAAATACAGCAGCTACTAAGTAAAGCCACTCCAAATAAAGTTAGAGTCAGCCATGCAGGTGGGCATACGGCAAGCTATGTACCTGTTTATCATTTAGAAGATGTGATTGGTGTGTTGATCATAGAAACACCACAAAAATTACCAGAGCGCATCGGTGTTATGGCTCTACATATTTTAAATATTTATGCCAATCAGCTATGGCTTTTACACAAGTCTCGATTAGATCCGCTAACCGAGCTACTAAACAGGCAAACATTTGATAAAAAAGTAATGGAAATAGTGTCTGGCAATGGTTTTTTATTACCAAGGCAGAACGTTAACAAAGATCGAAGTTGGTATTTAGCGATTGCTGATATCGACTTATTTAAAAATGTGAATGATAATTTTGGCCATGTAGTGGGCGACGGTGTTATTGCCCAAGTGGCTAAATTATTAAAATATAATTTTAGAGTTGAGGACTACGTATTTAGGTATGGAGGAGAAGAGTTTGCTATTTTATTTCAATCAAGAAGCCAAGCAGCAGCTTACACTGCATTAAATAGACTTAGAGTTAATGTGGCCGATCATTCTTTTGCGCAAATTGAGCGGCTAACAATCAGC
The Pseudoalteromonas aliena SW19 DNA segment above includes these coding regions:
- a CDS encoding GGDEF domain-containing protein, which produces MQANKCGHEWIISLTQQEEEGDLDAALIQVISDLLEVDNFAIYINKYFFVPVPPKLINTPSDIEHVKPAKIQQLLSKATPNKVRVSHAGGHTASYVPVYHLEDVIGVLIIETPQKLPERIGVMALHILNIYANQLWLLHKSRLDPLTELLNRQTFDKKVMEIVSGNGFLLPRQNVNKDRSWYLAIADIDLFKNVNDNFGHVVGDGVIAQVAKLLKYNFRVEDYVFRYGGEEFAILFQSRSQAAAYTALNRLRVNVADHSFAQIERLTISIGFLALQSIDTVSSIVNQADLALYHSKKTGRNKVTACSELALYDEVATTQ